A region from the Lolium perenne isolate Kyuss_39 chromosome 4, Kyuss_2.0, whole genome shotgun sequence genome encodes:
- the LOC127292982 gene encoding uncharacterized protein, whose translation MAARYVEMLDMGVRIAARFHSHCPQTARMYYKPPQSTSSSSSSAASTDRKAAGFDHEAAAAAAFRPFAATTSSAGFGSGVQPGFCFNTAQVLIYEVV comes from the coding sequence ATGGCGGCCCGGTACGTGGAGATGCTGGACATGGGCGTGCGCATCGCGGCGAGGTTCCACTCCCACTGCCCGCAGACGGCGCGCATGTACTACAAGCCGCCGcagtcaacctcctcctcctcgtcctcggccGCCTCGACGGATCGGAAGGCCGCCGGCTTCGACCACGAGGCTGCGGCGGCTGCTGCGTTCCGGCCCTTTGCCGCGACGACATCCTCAGcggggttcggctccggcgttcaGCCAGGTTTCTGTTTCAACACCGCGCAGGTGCTCATCTACGAGGTCGTATGA